In Mycetocola zhujimingii, one DNA window encodes the following:
- a CDS encoding phosphoglycerate kinase, producing the protein MPLRTLESLGSLAGKRVVVRCDLNVPLKDGVITDDGRVRASVPTLKTLIDQGARVVVVSHLGRPDGAPEAKYSLAPVAKRLSELLGTDVAFATDTVGQAATDAVSNLSDGQVVVLENLRFNPGETSKVEAERTEFAEKIAQFGDAFVSDGFGVVHRKQASVYELAKLLPSAAGELISAELTVLDRLTESPERPYTVVLGGSKVSDKLGVIGHLLPRVNTLLIGGGMLFTFLAAQGHKVGASLLEADQIDTVKNYLAEAEKLGVEIILPTDVVVASKFGADAEHVVQPADAIEDTAFGATGLGLDIGPETAERFAGVIRSSKTVFWNGPMGVFELAPFAAGTKTVAQALTETDGLSVVGGGDSAAAVRALGFEDSQFGHISTGGGASLEFLEGKRLPGLEVLGWQ; encoded by the coding sequence GTGCCGCTTCGCACTCTCGAATCGCTGGGCTCGCTCGCAGGCAAGCGCGTCGTCGTTCGGTGTGACCTCAACGTTCCTCTCAAGGACGGGGTCATCACCGACGACGGGCGCGTGCGTGCGTCTGTTCCCACGCTGAAAACGCTCATCGATCAGGGAGCACGCGTCGTCGTTGTGTCTCACCTGGGCCGTCCAGACGGCGCCCCTGAGGCCAAATACAGCCTCGCTCCCGTTGCCAAACGACTGTCGGAACTTCTCGGCACGGATGTCGCCTTCGCGACAGACACCGTCGGGCAGGCAGCGACGGATGCCGTCAGCAACCTTTCCGACGGACAGGTTGTGGTTCTCGAGAACCTCAGGTTCAACCCGGGGGAGACCAGCAAGGTCGAAGCCGAGCGGACCGAGTTTGCCGAGAAGATCGCTCAGTTCGGCGACGCGTTCGTCTCTGACGGATTCGGCGTCGTTCACCGCAAGCAGGCGAGCGTCTACGAGCTGGCCAAGCTGCTCCCGAGCGCTGCGGGCGAGCTCATCAGCGCAGAACTCACCGTTCTGGACAGGCTGACCGAGTCACCCGAGCGCCCGTACACGGTGGTGCTCGGCGGTTCGAAGGTGTCGGACAAGCTCGGTGTCATCGGGCACCTTCTTCCCCGCGTGAACACGCTCCTCATCGGTGGGGGAATGCTCTTTACGTTCCTCGCCGCACAGGGACACAAGGTGGGCGCGAGCCTCCTCGAAGCCGACCAGATCGACACGGTGAAGAACTACCTGGCCGAGGCGGAAAAGCTCGGGGTGGAGATCATTCTTCCCACCGACGTCGTCGTCGCCAGCAAGTTCGGCGCCGATGCGGAACACGTGGTCCAGCCGGCGGACGCCATCGAAGACACAGCCTTCGGTGCGACAGGCCTCGGGCTCGACATCGGACCGGAGACCGCTGAGCGCTTCGCCGGCGTCATCCGTTCGTCCAAAACCGTGTTCTGGAACGGCCCGATGGGTGTCTTCGAACTCGCACCATTTGCCGCCGGCACGAAGACCGTCGCGCAGGCACTCACCGAAACCGACGGCCTGAGCGTCGTCGGTGGCGGGGACTCAGCCGCCGCGGTTCGCGCGCTCGGTTTCGAGGACTCGCAGTTCGGGCACATATCAACCGGAGGCGGTGCAAGCCTCGAGTTCCTCGAAGGCAAACGCCTTCCAGGACTGGAGGTATTGGGATGGCAGTAA
- a CDS encoding superoxide dismutase — protein sequence MAEYTLPELPYDYSALEPSISGAIMELHHSKHHQTYVTGANTAIAQLAEARDSDNLAYVNKLEKDLAFNLGGHVNHSIFWTNMSPNGGDKPTGELAAAIDEFFGSFDKFRAHFTATALGVQGSGWSVLAWDSIGQRLIIQQFFDQQSNFAAGTVPLLMLDVWEHAYYLDYKNVRADYVKAFWNITNWENVQSRFVAAREQTKGLLLLS from the coding sequence ATGGCTGAATACACCCTCCCGGAACTCCCATACGACTACTCGGCCCTCGAGCCGAGCATCTCGGGCGCCATCATGGAGCTCCACCACTCGAAGCACCACCAGACCTACGTCACCGGCGCAAACACCGCCATCGCGCAGCTTGCTGAAGCGCGCGACTCCGACAACCTTGCCTACGTCAACAAGCTCGAAAAGGACCTCGCCTTCAACCTCGGCGGGCACGTCAACCACTCGATTTTCTGGACGAACATGTCGCCGAATGGTGGCGACAAGCCCACCGGCGAGCTCGCCGCAGCGATCGACGAGTTCTTCGGATCGTTCGACAAGTTCCGTGCGCACTTCACGGCCACAGCACTTGGCGTGCAGGGCTCCGGCTGGTCTGTTCTCGCCTGGGACTCCATCGGCCAGCGACTCATCATCCAGCAGTTCTTCGACCAGCAGTCGAACTTCGCCGCAGGCACTGTTCCGCTCCTCATGCTCGACGTCTGGGAGCACGCCTACTACCTCGACTACAAGAACGTGCGCGCCGACTACGTCAAGGCCTTCTGGAACATCACCAACTGGGAGAACGTCCAGAGCCGTTTCGTCGCCGCCCGTGAGCAGACCAAAGGCCTGCTGCTACTCTCTTAG
- the rapZ gene encoding RNase adapter RapZ: MPDEASPNQEVLIVTGMSGAGRSTVANALEDLDWYVVDNLPPQMLRPLVDLAGHAEGALPRIAAVVDVRGRDFFTDLQQMIQSLRDGTKLRVIFLDATDSALVRRFDAVRRPHPLQGGGTILDGIATERARLATIRESSDIVIDTSDLNVHQLANSVAELFAAEGTPGVKLTIMSFGFKYGAPFDADMIADARFLPNPFWVPELRAHTGLDPEVREYVLGQPGASEFTDAYAQALAPVLNGYQHESKRFATFAIGCTGGKHRSVAIANALADKLKELPGVAVNVKHRDLGKE, translated from the coding sequence GTGCCAGACGAAGCGAGTCCGAACCAGGAAGTCCTGATTGTGACGGGGATGTCCGGAGCCGGACGATCCACGGTCGCCAACGCGCTCGAGGATCTCGACTGGTACGTGGTCGACAACCTTCCCCCGCAGATGCTGCGCCCCCTCGTCGACCTCGCAGGCCACGCGGAGGGCGCACTCCCGCGGATCGCCGCGGTCGTCGATGTCCGCGGTCGGGATTTCTTCACCGACCTGCAGCAGATGATCCAGTCGCTCCGCGACGGAACAAAGCTCAGGGTGATCTTCCTCGACGCGACTGATTCGGCACTCGTGCGACGCTTCGACGCCGTTCGCCGGCCGCATCCGCTCCAGGGTGGAGGCACGATCCTCGACGGCATAGCGACCGAACGGGCGCGGCTCGCCACCATCCGCGAGTCAAGCGACATTGTGATCGATACGTCTGACCTCAATGTGCACCAGCTCGCGAACAGCGTTGCCGAGCTCTTCGCCGCCGAGGGGACCCCAGGCGTGAAGCTCACGATCATGAGTTTCGGCTTCAAGTACGGGGCGCCATTCGACGCTGACATGATCGCTGACGCGCGGTTCCTGCCCAACCCGTTTTGGGTTCCCGAGTTGCGGGCGCATACTGGACTCGACCCCGAGGTTCGCGAGTACGTACTCGGTCAGCCGGGCGCGTCGGAGTTTACCGACGCGTATGCACAGGCCCTCGCGCCAGTTCTGAACGGCTACCAGCACGAGAGCAAACGATTTGCGACCTTCGCCATCGGCTGCACCGGCGGCAAACATCGTTCGGTCGCGATCGCGAACGCACTCGCTGACAAGTTGAAGGAACTCCCCGGAGTCGCCGTCAACGTCAAGCACCGCGACCTCGGCAAAGAATAA
- the gap gene encoding type I glyceraldehyde-3-phosphate dehydrogenase: MSVKIGINGFGRIGRNYFRAALAKGSDLEIVAVNDLTDNKTLAHLLKYDSITGRLDATVEFDEEKIVVNGKAIKVFSERDPANLPWGELGVDIVIESTGFFTNAADAKKHIDAGAKKVLISAPAKGEDATFVMGVNEGLYEPENHHIISNASCTTNCLAPLAKVFNDEFGIERGLMTTVHAYTADQNLQDGPHSDLRRARAAAVNIVPTSTGAAKAIGLVLPELKGKLDGFALRVPVPTGSITDLTIESSRPVTVDEVKAAYKAAAEGPLKGILLYTEDEIVSSDIVTDPHSCIFDAGLVRVMGNQVKIVGWYDNEWGYSNRLVDLTEYVADRL; the protein is encoded by the coding sequence GTGTCCGTAAAGATCGGTATCAACGGGTTCGGCCGCATCGGCCGCAACTACTTCCGCGCAGCGCTTGCCAAGGGCAGCGACCTCGAGATCGTTGCCGTCAACGACCTCACCGACAACAAGACGCTCGCCCACCTGCTGAAGTACGACTCCATCACGGGTCGCCTCGACGCAACTGTCGAGTTTGACGAAGAGAAGATCGTCGTCAACGGCAAGGCCATCAAGGTCTTCTCGGAGCGCGACCCGGCGAACCTCCCATGGGGCGAGCTCGGAGTCGACATCGTCATCGAGTCGACAGGGTTCTTCACGAACGCCGCCGACGCGAAGAAGCACATCGACGCTGGCGCCAAGAAGGTTCTCATCTCGGCTCCGGCCAAGGGTGAAGACGCAACGTTCGTCATGGGTGTCAACGAGGGCCTCTACGAGCCCGAGAACCACCACATCATCTCGAACGCATCGTGCACCACGAACTGCCTCGCGCCGCTCGCCAAGGTCTTCAACGATGAGTTCGGCATCGAGCGCGGCCTCATGACCACGGTCCACGCGTACACCGCCGACCAGAACCTCCAGGACGGCCCGCACAGCGACCTCCGTCGCGCACGCGCAGCAGCGGTCAACATCGTTCCGACCTCGACCGGCGCGGCAAAGGCCATCGGCCTCGTGCTTCCCGAGCTCAAGGGCAAGCTTGACGGCTTCGCACTTCGCGTACCGGTTCCGACCGGCTCGATCACCGACCTCACCATCGAGTCCTCGCGCCCGGTCACGGTCGACGAGGTCAAGGCCGCATACAAGGCAGCCGCAGAAGGCCCCCTCAAGGGCATCCTGCTGTACACCGAGGACGAGATCGTCTCGAGCGACATCGTCACAGACCCGCACTCCTGCATCTTCGATGCCGGACTCGTGCGTGTCATGGGCAACCAGGTCAAGATCGTCGGCTGGTACGACAACGAGTGGGGTTACTCCAACCGCCTCGTCGACCTCACCGAGTACGTCGCCGATCGTCTCTAG
- the whiA gene encoding DNA-binding protein WhiA, with amino-acid sequence MALTAEVKEELANIVEEKTTVRAAELTSTLRFSGGLHLISSRIAIESELDTPHLARRVRKALAELYGVRSEVVSVSPSTSRRGEYYLVRVVDGGETLARQTGLLDARRRPIRGLPNRLTTGSRAELAAVWRGAFLAAGSLTDPGRSAALEITCPGNESAMALVGAAGRLGVQAKAREVRGVHRVVIRDGEAISAMLVLMGAHGTVKAWEELRQRREVRATANRLVNFDDANLRRSAQAAVAACARVERAMEILADDIPEHLRYAGELRLSHREASLDELGHYADPPMTKDAIAGRIRRLLAMADKRATDLGLPGTDANLPPDYDEV; translated from the coding sequence TTGGCACTGACTGCTGAGGTCAAAGAAGAATTGGCCAACATCGTTGAAGAGAAGACAACGGTACGCGCCGCTGAGCTGACATCCACCCTGCGCTTCAGCGGTGGGCTTCACCTGATCTCCAGCCGTATCGCCATTGAGAGCGAACTCGATACCCCGCACCTCGCCAGGCGGGTGCGGAAAGCGCTTGCCGAACTCTACGGTGTACGAAGCGAAGTGGTCTCGGTGAGTCCATCGACATCGCGGCGTGGTGAGTATTACCTCGTGCGCGTTGTTGACGGCGGCGAGACACTGGCCAGGCAGACCGGGCTCCTCGACGCGCGTCGCCGCCCCATTCGTGGTCTTCCGAACCGGCTCACGACAGGGTCACGAGCGGAACTCGCTGCGGTCTGGCGAGGCGCTTTCCTGGCAGCCGGATCACTGACCGACCCCGGGCGCTCGGCCGCACTCGAGATCACCTGCCCTGGCAACGAGAGCGCGATGGCTCTCGTCGGCGCCGCCGGACGCCTCGGCGTGCAGGCGAAGGCCCGTGAGGTACGCGGTGTTCATCGCGTCGTCATTCGCGATGGCGAGGCGATCAGCGCAATGCTCGTGCTCATGGGCGCTCACGGCACCGTCAAGGCGTGGGAAGAACTCCGACAGCGGCGCGAGGTGAGGGCAACGGCCAACCGCCTCGTCAACTTCGACGACGCGAACCTCCGGCGCTCAGCCCAGGCGGCTGTCGCCGCGTGCGCGAGGGTCGAACGGGCAATGGAAATCCTTGCCGATGACATCCCGGAGCACCTGAGGTACGCGGGCGAGCTCCGACTCAGCCACCGCGAGGCAAGCCTTGACGAGCTCGGCCACTACGCCGACCCTCCCATGACCAAGGACGCGATCGCCGGGCGGATCCGACGACTTCTCGCGATGGCAGACAAGCGAGCAACGGACCTGGGGCTCCCAGGCACAGACGCAAACCTCCCGCCTGACTACGACGAGGTGTAG